One Ranitomeya variabilis isolate aRanVar5 chromosome 5, aRanVar5.hap1, whole genome shotgun sequence DNA window includes the following coding sequences:
- the LOC143775001 gene encoding uncharacterized protein LOC143775001: MLLQQRRRRRLWIHPINQLRMTRGVQSTLYLELRHNPHKFHNYVRMRIEHFDFLLAKLEDVIRRQDTRMRLAITPAERLMVTLRFLATGESMTSLHYQFRLGISTISGIVKDTCRAVWTTLQPEYIPQPSMEIWLQSAEEFQQICNFPNCVGAVDGKHIRIAKPAGTGSEYYNYKKYFSIVLMAIADANCRFLAVDIGAYGRSNDSQVLKNSPMGRCLYGESYDLPPARPLPGTNDPAMEYVFVGDEAFQLSPHLLKPYSSRNLNHTKRVFNYRLTRARRVVECSFGILTAKWRVLLTAIKLKTTTIDEVVKAFFPSTLMDFRARDRTWRAQLNEVFHDSIEGGNDGPSRELQETITRFKDLLHKRTRIWWNHEFLDKYIQKDLIPRGLRIQVFPSFPIEDEEFKGKWEDLINNCSKGFMVLLKQMNQKSLECMEIEIDGLQATLHKDMTGDSLKKLNDGRHRAPEMG, translated from the exons atgcttctgcagcaacggagacggagacgactctggattcatccgattaatcaactacggatgacccggggtgtccagtccactctgtacctggagttgcggcacaatccacacaaattccacaactacgtgcggatgaggattgaacatttcgattttttgcttgcaaaactggaggatgtcatccgaagacaggatacaaggatgaggcttgccatcacaccggcggagcggctgatggtgaccctgcg tttcctagctacgggtgaatctatgacttcgctccattatcagttcaggctgggcatttcaactatctctggaatagtgaaggacacatgtcgggctgtttggaccactttgcaaccagagtatatcccccaaccatccatggaaatctggttgcaaagtgctgaagagtttcagcaaatttgcaatttccctaattgtgtgggtgcagttgacgggaaacatataaggattgcgaaaccggcaggaacaggatcggagtattataattataagaagtatttctccatcgtccttatggctattgcagatgccaactgcaggttccttgccgtggacatcggagcatatggacggtccaacgattcgcaagttcttaaaaactctccgatgggtcgttgcctttatggagagagctacgatttaccgccagccagaccactgccaggaacaaatgacccagccatggaatatgtttttgtaggtgatgaagcctttcaactgtcgccgcacctactgaaaccgtacagtagccggaacttaaaccataccaagcgggtctttaattaccggcttactagagcacgaagagtagtggagtgttcctttggcatattgacggcgaagtggcgagttctgctgacggctatcaagctgaaaacaacaactatagacgaggtagttaaagcct TTTTTCCCTCTACACTCATGGACTTCCGTGCACGTGACCGTACCTGGCGTGCACAACTCAACGAGGTGTTCCATGATAGCATAGAAGGGGGTAATGATGGGCCCAGCAGAGAGTTACAGGAGACGATTACACGCTTTAAGGACCTTCTGCACAAAAGAACGCGCATTTGGTGGAATCACGAGTTCCTGGATAAGTACATCCAAAAAGACCTCATCCCGAGGGGACTCCGTATACAGGTGTTCCCCTCATTTCCTATAGAGGATGAGGAATTCAAGGGGAAATGGGAAGATCTAATCAATAACTGCTCTAAGGGCTTTATGGTTCTCCTTAAACAAATGAACCAGAAATCGTTGGAATGTATGGAGATTGAGATTGATGGCTTACAAGCCACCCTACATAAAGACATGACAGGGGACTCTCTCAAAAAGCTAAATGACGGTCGACATCGAGCTCCAGAGATGGGCTAA